A window of the Lactuca sativa cultivar Salinas chromosome 5, Lsat_Salinas_v11, whole genome shotgun sequence genome harbors these coding sequences:
- the LOC111897915 gene encoding MLP-like protein 423: protein MATIGKLDVEVKVQSKADKFFNSIMNSATIFPKVCSGLYKNVEVLEGDGQNVGSIRVVHFAEGSPMKTVKERIEEVDEANMKVVYSVIDGDMMQSYKTFKAIIVVIPEGEGSLVKWFCEYEKANVEVPDPSMITDLVAKNFQAVDAYLLQA from the exons ATGGCAACCATAGGGAAGCTTGATGTTGAAGTGAAGGTGCAATCTAAAGCAGATAAATTCTTTAATAGCATTATGAACTCTGCGACCATCTTTCCTAAAGTTTGCTCTGGTCTCTACAAAAACGTTGAAGTTCTTGAAGGCGATGGACAGAACGTGGGATCTATCCGTGTGGTTCACTTTGCTGAAG GGTCGCCAATGAAAACAGTGAAAGAGAGGATAGAAGAAGTTGATGAAGCAAATATGAAAGTGGTATATAGTGTGATTGATGGAGATATGATGCAATCCTACAAGACTTTCAAGGCTATTATTGTGGTGATTCCTGAGGGAGAAGGAAGCCTTGTGAAATGGTTTTGCGAGTATGAGAAAGCAAATGTTGAGGTTCCAGATCCTAGCATGATTACAGATCTTGTTGCTAAGAATTTCCAAGCGGTTGATGCTTATCTTCTTCAAGCATAA
- the LOC111897913 gene encoding aldehyde dehydrogenase 1 yields the protein MSSKSNGATNEIKFTKLFINGQFVDSLLGKTFETTNPTTEEIITRVAEGTKEDVDLAVKAARNAFDHGPWPRLSGQARRKILLKFADLIEENVEELATLDVIDGGKPISLSRSLEIPTVVELFRYYAGAADKIHGTTLKMSTSIHAYTLREPIGVVGHIIPWNFPSQGFAMKVAPALAVGCTMVVKPSEQTPLSALFYAHLSKLAGIPDGVINIVNGFGETAGAAISSHMDIDTVSFTGSMEVGRLVMQAAATSNLKPVLLELGGKSPFIVFDDADFDKAIDLAIYGNFINKGEICVAGSRVFVQEGIHDAFVNKLAEKTKDWTIGDLFDPTTRHGPQSNKQQYEKVLSLIEHGKKEGATLLIGGRPFGKKGYYIEPTIFTDVTDDMIIAKEEIFGPVISVLKFKTIDEVIKRANATKYGLAAGVMTKNIDIANTVSRSIRAGAVWVNCFLALDKDAPHGGYKMSGFGKESGIEGLDHYLHVKTVATPIYDSPWL from the exons ATGAGTTCCAAAAGCAATGGAGCCACCAATGAGATCAAGTTCACTAAGCTTTTCATCAATGGCCAATTTGTTGATTCCCTTTTAG GAAAAACATTTGAGACAACAAATCCAACGACTGAAGAAATAATAACCCGAGTGGCTGAAGGAACAAAGGAAGATGTTGATTTGGCTGTCAAAGCCGCCCGTAACGCTTTCGACCATGGACCCTGGCCTCGTTTGTCTGGCCAG GCACGACGAAAGATATTGTTGAAATTCGCAGACTTGATCGAAGAAAATGTTGAAGAATTAGCAACCTTAGATGTGATCGATGGTGGAAAACCCATAAGTTTGTCTAGGTCTTTAGAAATCCCAACTGTTGTAGAGCTATTTCGCTACTATGCAGGTGCAGCAGATAAAATCCATGGAACAACGCTTAAAATGAGTACAAGTATTCATGCTTACACATTGCGTGAACCCATTGGGGTTGTGGGACACATCATTCCTTGGAACTTCCCTTCTCAAGGGTTTGCCATGAAGGTTGCACCGGCTTTAGCCGTGGGGTGCACCATGGTGGTCAAGCCGTCTGAACAAACACCTCTTTCGGCTCTCTTTTACGCTCACTTGTCTAAATTG GCGGGTATTCCTGATGGTGTGATTAACATTGTCAATGGTTTTGGAGAAACCGCTGGTGCTGCTATAAGCTCCCATATGGACATTGATACG GTTAGTTTTACAGGGTCCATGGAAGTTGGGCGACTAGTAATGCAAGCTGCTGCGACAAGCAATCTAAAGCCTGTGTTGCTAGAACTAGGAGGGAAATCGCCTTTCATAGTGTTCGATGATGCAGATTTTGATAAAGCCATTGATCTTGCTATTTATGGAAATTTCATTAACAaa GGAGAAATATGTGTGGCAGGATCTCGTGTTTTTGTTCAAGAAGGAATTCATGATGCGTTTGTTAATAAGTTGGCAGAAAAGACGAAAGATTGGACGATTGGAGACCTATTTGATCCGACCACTCGTCATGGACCTCAG AGCAATAAACAACAATATGAGAAAGTACTTTCATTGATTGAGCATGGCAAGAAGGAAGGTGCAACTTTGTTGATTGGGGGTCGACCTTTTGGAAAGAAAGGATATTATATCGAGCCAACTATATTCACAGATGTTACG GATGATATGATCATAGCGAAGGAAGAAATATTCGGCCCCGTTATCTCCGTTCTCAAGTtcaa GACTATTGATGAGGTGATCAAGAGAGCAAATGCCACAAAATACGGGCTTGCAGCAGGCGTAATGACAAAGAATATTGACATTGCAAACACAGTGTCAAGATCGATTCGAGCTGGTGCGGTGTGGGTCAATTGTTTTCTAGCACTTGACAAAGATGCCCCTCATGGAGGGTATAAAATGAGTGGGTTTGGAAAAGAATCGGGAATTGAGGGTCTTGATCATTATCTTCACGTTAAAACCGTGGCCACGCCCATATATGATTCCCCGTGGCTCTAG